The sequence below is a genomic window from Candidatus Eisenbacteria bacterium.
CCGAAGCCGCGGGTGGTGAGTGCGGGAGTTCCGAGTCGGATCCCGCTCGTGACCCAGGGCTTCTGCGGATCGTTCGGAACCGCGTTCTTGTTCACCGTCATGTTGGCATGGTGCAGCGCTTCCTCGGCCAGCTTCCCGGTCAGGCCGCGGCGGCGCAGATCGAGCAGCATGAGGTGATTGTCGGTGCCGCCCGAGACCAGTTCGAAGCCATGCCCGACCAGGGTCTCCGCCAGCACCTTCGCATTCGACACCACGCGCTGCTGATAGCTGCGGAACGGCTCGGTGAGCGCCTCGCCGAAGCACACCGCCTTGGCCGCGATCACGTGCATGAGGGGTCCGCCCTGCAGTCCCGGGAACACCGACTTGTCGACCTTCTCGGCGTGCGCGCCGCTGCTCAGGATCACTCCGCCGCGCGGCCCGCGCAGCGTCTTGTGCGTGGTGCTCGTCACGACGTCCGCGTGCGGAATCGGACTCGGGTGAAGTCCGGCCGCGACCAGCCCGGCGATGTGCGCCATGTCGACGACCAGTTTCGCGCCGACCTCGCGTGCGATCCGGCCGAAGCGCTCGAAGTCGATCACGCGCGGATAGGCGCTCGCTCCCGCGACCAGGATCTGCGGCCGATGCTCGCGCGCCAGTCGTTCCATTCCCTCGTAGTCGAGTCGACCCGTGTCGGGATCGACCCCGTACTGGATCGCCTTGAACAACTGGCCCGAGACCGAGACATGGTGCCCGTGGGTCAGATGTCCGCCGTGCGCGAGACTCATTCCGAGCAGCGTGTCACCCGGCTTCGCGACCGCGAGGTAGGCGGCGAGGTTCGCCGACGCGCCCGAGTGCGGCTGCACGTTCGCGTGTTCGGCGCCGAACAGGGTGCGCAGCCGCGCGATCGCCAGCTCCTCGGCGACGTCCACGAACTCGCAGCCGCCGTAGTAACGCTTGCGAGGCAGTCCCTCGGCGTACTTGTTGTTCATCTCGGTCCCGAGCGCCTCGAGCACCGCAGGACTCGCGAAGTTTTCGGACGCGATCAGCTCGAGCGTCGAGTGTTGCCGATCGCGTTCGTTCACAACCGCCTGGAAGATCGCGGGGTCCTGATCGCGCAGCGCGGACATGGTCAGAGGGTCCTCCCGTGAGCCGCTTCGTAGCGGCGGATCTTTTCGAGCCGCGGTGCATGCCGGCCGCCCTCGAATGCGGTCTCGAGCCAGATGCGCACCCAGCGCGAGGGGCCCTCGTGGCCGCCGTTGGTGCGTGCGCCGAGCGCGATCACGTTCGAGTCGTTGTGCAGCCGCGTGAGTCGCGCGGTCTCGTCGCTGGTCACCACCGAGGCCCGCACCCCGGCCACCTTGTTCGCCGCGATCGATTCGCCGATGCCGCTGCCGCCGAGCACGATTCCGAAATCGACTTCCCCGCGCGCCACCTTCTCGCCGACCGGGAAACAAAAGTCCGGGTAGTCGACCGGCTCGGTCGAATGAGTGCCTTCGTCGATCACCTCGTGTCCGAGCGCACGCAGCTCGGCGACCAGCCGCTGCTTGAGTTCGAATCCGGCGTGATCCGTGCCGATCGCAATCCGCACCCTGCCCTCCTTGGGGAGCGGCGCCGACTAGCGGGCGCGCGCGGCAGCCGCCGCGGGCACCGCCGTGAGCCAGCCGTGTCGATCCGGAAGTTCGCCGCGCAGGATGCCGAAATAGGCCTCCTGGAGTCGCTTGGTCACCGGGCCGCGTGCGCCGGAGCCGACCGTGATGCGGTCGACCGAGGTGATCGGCGAGATCTCGACCGCAGTGCCGCTGAAGAACAACTCGTCCGCAAGGTAGAGCATCTCGCGCGGGATCACCGATTCGCGCACCGGAATACCCAGCTCGCGCGCAAGCGTCACCACGGTCTGACGGGTGATGCCGGCCAGCACGCTGCTGGTCAGCGGTGGCGTGATCAGCTCGCCGCCGGCGACCAGGAACACGTTCTGTCCGCTGCCCTCGCTTACGAAGCCCTGCGTATCGAGCGCGATCCCCTCGCTGTAGCCGTCGGTCAGCGCCTCCATCTTGATCAGCTGCGAGTTCATGTAGTTCGCCGACGCCTTTGCCATCGCGGGCAGCGTGTTCGGCGCGATGCGCCACCACGAACTGACCTTGACGGCCACGCCCTTCGCGAGCGCGTCCTCGCCCAGATAACCCGACCAGGGGAACGCCGCGATCGCAACCTCGACCGGTGAGCCGAATGGGTTGACGCCGAGGTTTTCGTACCCGCGGTAAACGAGCGGCCTCAGGTAGCAGTCCCGCAGATCGTTGATCGCCACCACGTCGAGGCAGGTCTGGTGGAGCACCGCACGCTCGAACGGCAGCTCCATGCGATAGATCTTCGCAGACGCCAGCAACCGGTCGAGATGCTCATCGAGCCGGAAGATCGCCACCCCGCTCGGGTTCTGGTAGGCACGGATCCCCTCGAACACGCTCGACGCGTAGTGGGCGACGTGCGAGAGCACGTGGATGCGCGCGTCGTCCCACGCGACCCACTTGCCGCTCATCCAGATCTTCTCGACCTTCTGGATCGCCATCATGCCCCTCGCGCGATGTTCGACACGTCAGGCGGATCGGCTGCGACACGCCTCGCGCACCACCACCGCCAGGCGCTCGACGTGACGGCCGATGCGCCGCCAGCACTCTTCATAGGCTTCGGCGGATTGCCCGAACGGATCCGAGATCTCGAGCGTCGGCTCGCCCGGCTCCGGCCACTCACTCAAGACGTGCACCCGATCATCCGCGATGCCGAGGGTGGCGAGCGCGGCTCGATGCGCCGGTTCCATCACGACGATCAGGTCCGCCTCGCCGGCCATTTCCGGCGTCAGCCGACGCGAGCGGTGATTCTCGAGCACCGCACCCGAGCGCTGTGCGGTTTCGATCGCGAATCGTGCCGCCGGTTGTCCATCCCACGCCGAAGTCCCTGCGGAGGAAATCGCCACCCGATCCGCGTCGGAACCCAGCGCCTGGCGCAGCGCCGCGACCGCCATCGGGCTGCGGCAGGTGTTCCCGGTGCAGACGAACAGCACATGGTAGAGGGGGTCCGGACGGGTCATGGCGCGCAGAGAATAGGCTGCGATCCGGGCTCGGTCAATCATCGCGAAGCGCTCTCGAGCGCTCGATCGAGAGCTCAATCCGCGGCGGTCGCGTCTATGTAATCACCCATCTCGGCGCGCGGATCGAGTGCCCCGAGGCGCAGCAGGCGCGGCTTCTGACCGCTCACGTCGACCAGCGTCGATGGCGTGAGTCCGCGCCGCGGACCACCGTCCAGCACCAGGTCGATCTGATTGCCGAAGATGCGCAGAACTTCGTCGGCAGTCTCGGCCGGCTTCTGCCCGGTCAGGTTCGCGCTGCTCGAAACCACGGGTCCGCCGATGCGCTGCAGCAGGCGCTCGCACAGCGTGTCCTTGGGGACGCGCAACGCGACCGTACTTCCCGCACCGCGCACCCGCACCGGCACCACCGCGGACGCGCGGAAGATGATGGACAGAGGCCCCGGCCAGTAGCGAGCCATGAGGCGCTCCGCCACTTCGGAGACGTCGTCCGCGAGGCCGAACACCTGCGAGGGATCGGGAATCAGAGAGATCACGGCCAGCGTCGGGTCGCGTCGCT
It includes:
- a CDS encoding serine hydroxymethyltransferase translates to MSALRDQDPAIFQAVVNERDRQHSTLELIASENFASPAVLEALGTEMNNKYAEGLPRKRYYGGCEFVDVAEELAIARLRTLFGAEHANVQPHSGASANLAAYLAVAKPGDTLLGMSLAHGGHLTHGHHVSVSGQLFKAIQYGVDPDTGRLDYEGMERLAREHRPQILVAGASAYPRVIDFERFGRIAREVGAKLVVDMAHIAGLVAAGLHPSPIPHADVVTSTTHKTLRGPRGGVILSSGAHAEKVDKSVFPGLQGGPLMHVIAAKAVCFGEALTEPFRSYQQRVVSNAKVLAETLVGHGFELVSGGTDNHLMLLDLRRRGLTGKLAEEALHHANMTVNKNAVPNDPQKPWVTSGIRLGTPALTTRGFGADEMRRIGGWIAKVLERPDDHSHARTVGTEVLELSGRYPLFAWETALK
- the rpiB gene encoding ribose 5-phosphate isomerase B yields the protein MRIAIGTDHAGFELKQRLVAELRALGHEVIDEGTHSTEPVDYPDFCFPVGEKVARGEVDFGIVLGGSGIGESIAANKVAGVRASVVTSDETARLTRLHNDSNVIALGARTNGGHEGPSRWVRIWLETAFEGGRHAPRLEKIRRYEAAHGRTL
- a CDS encoding branched-chain amino acid transaminase, producing the protein MAIQKVEKIWMSGKWVAWDDARIHVLSHVAHYASSVFEGIRAYQNPSGVAIFRLDEHLDRLLASAKIYRMELPFERAVLHQTCLDVVAINDLRDCYLRPLVYRGYENLGVNPFGSPVEVAIAAFPWSGYLGEDALAKGVAVKVSSWWRIAPNTLPAMAKASANYMNSQLIKMEALTDGYSEGIALDTQGFVSEGSGQNVFLVAGGELITPPLTSSVLAGITRQTVVTLARELGIPVRESVIPREMLYLADELFFSGTAVEISPITSVDRITVGSGARGPVTKRLQEAYFGILRGELPDRHGWLTAVPAAAAARAR
- a CDS encoding low molecular weight protein arginine phosphatase; translated protein: MIDRARIAAYSLRAMTRPDPLYHVLFVCTGNTCRSPMAVAALRQALGSDADRVAISSAGTSAWDGQPAARFAIETAQRSGAVLENHRSRRLTPEMAGEADLIVVMEPAHRAALATLGIADDRVHVLSEWPEPGEPTLEISDPFGQSAEAYEECWRRIGRHVERLAVVVREACRSRSA
- a CDS encoding threonylcarbamoyl-AMP synthase encodes the protein MSVRVLKVDTERPDEAALLEAAETVLRGGVIAYPTDTLYGLGCSLFDVSGVELVARLKRRDPTLAVISLIPDPSQVFGLADDVSEVAERLMARYWPGPLSIIFRASAVVPVRVRGAGSTVALRVPKDTLCERLLQRIGGPVVSSSANLTGQKPAETADEVLRIFGNQIDLVLDGGPRRGLTPSTLVDVSGQKPRLLRLGALDPRAEMGDYIDATAAD